One genomic region from bacterium encodes:
- a CDS encoding PEP-CTERM sorting domain-containing protein (PEP-CTERM proteins occur, often in large numbers, in the proteomes of bacteria that also encode an exosortase, a predicted intramembrane cysteine proteinase. The presence of a PEP-CTERM domain at a protein's C-terminus predicts cleavage within the sorting domain, followed by covalent anchoring to some some component of the (usually Gram-negative) cell surface. Many PEP-CTERM proteins exhibit an unusual sequence composition that includes large numbers of potential glycosylation sites. Expression of one such protein has been shown restore the ability of a bacterium to form floc, a type of biofilm.), translating into MSRRSFARCHRSAGRILLLATFWLLLGSTRALALPATDFSFADASTLSLDFDEIAMSQSTVITNQYEAGYGVTFSPNVWYENNRGALGWDGNNFANFQTGTGTVNATIEIIFSGTVTAVAMEFAANDGNAFEFTALRAGSVVETTVFSHGTCCAAAVYGLRDIEFDTLRISHDSGGSAFFIADRLTWNLVPEPGTAILLGLGLGLLARRPRATHG; encoded by the coding sequence ATGTCCCGACGCTCTTTCGCGCGATGCCACCGGTCCGCCGGACGAATCCTCCTCCTCGCGACGTTCTGGCTCCTTCTCGGGTCGACGCGTGCCCTGGCGCTTCCCGCGACGGACTTCTCCTTCGCGGACGCCTCGACGCTCTCCCTCGACTTCGACGAGATCGCGATGAGCCAGAGCACGGTCATCACGAACCAGTACGAAGCCGGCTACGGCGTGACGTTCTCGCCGAACGTCTGGTACGAGAACAACCGCGGCGCGCTCGGTTGGGACGGGAACAACTTCGCGAACTTCCAGACCGGAACCGGCACCGTCAACGCGACGATCGAGATCATCTTCTCGGGCACGGTCACGGCCGTCGCGATGGAGTTCGCCGCCAACGACGGCAACGCGTTCGAGTTCACGGCGTTGCGCGCGGGCTCGGTGGTCGAGACCACCGTGTTCAGCCACGGCACGTGCTGCGCGGCCGCGGTCTACGGCCTGCGGGACATCGAGTTCGACACGCTCCGCATCAGCCACGACTCCGGCGGCTCGGCCTTCTTCATCGCCGACCGGCTGACCTGGAATCTCGTGCCGGAACCGGGCACGGCGATCCTGCTCGGGCTCGGCCTGGGCCTCCTGGCCCGGCGGCCTCGAGCGACGCACGGCTGA
- the purU gene encoding formyltetrahydrofolate deformylase, with product MPTPPKDSTTATLLVSCDDRPGLVAALSQLLFALGLNILDADQHTDSVAGKFFQRIRFDLATGNGGSVIDEKTLQGAIREVADRFEMEWTLRLDRDVPRMAIFVSKTDHCLYDLLLRHRSGELHCDIPLIVSNHPDLEPIAEQFGIDYRIYPITKETKAEQERKEIDLLGEYRIDLVVMARYMQILSKQMIDAFPMRIINIHHSFLPAFQGGRPYHQAYGRGVKRIGATAHYATLDLDEGPIIEQDVVRVSHRDTPKDLVRKGRDVERTVLSRAVSWHLDGRVLVYDNKTVVFD from the coding sequence ATGCCGACCCCCCCTAAAGACTCGACGACCGCCACGCTCCTGGTGAGCTGCGACGATCGCCCGGGGCTGGTGGCCGCCCTCTCGCAACTGCTCTTCGCCCTCGGCCTGAACATCCTGGACGCGGACCAGCACACCGATTCCGTCGCGGGGAAGTTCTTCCAGCGCATCCGATTCGATCTCGCGACCGGCAACGGCGGCTCCGTGATCGACGAGAAGACCCTGCAGGGCGCGATCCGTGAAGTGGCCGACCGCTTCGAGATGGAATGGACCCTTCGCCTCGACCGGGACGTCCCGCGGATGGCGATCTTCGTCTCGAAGACCGACCACTGCCTCTACGACCTCCTCCTGCGCCACCGTTCGGGCGAGCTCCACTGCGACATCCCGCTGATCGTGAGCAACCACCCGGATCTCGAACCGATCGCGGAGCAGTTCGGCATCGACTACCGCATCTATCCGATCACGAAGGAGACGAAGGCGGAGCAGGAGCGCAAGGAGATCGATCTCCTGGGCGAGTATCGGATCGATCTCGTGGTGATGGCGCGGTACATGCAGATCCTGTCGAAGCAGATGATCGACGCCTTTCCGATGCGCATCATCAACATCCACCACTCCTTCCTGCCCGCCTTCCAGGGAGGCCGCCCCTACCATCAGGCGTACGGACGCGGCGTGAAGCGGATCGGCGCGACCGCCCACTACGCGACCCTCGACCTCGACGAAGGACCGATCATCGAGCAGGATGTGGTCCGCGTCTCGCATCGGGACACGCCGAAGGATCTCGTGCGCAAGGGGCGAGACGTGGAGCGGACCGTGCTCTCCCGCGCCGTCTCCTGGCATCTCGACGGTCGCGTCCTCGTGTACGACAACAAGACCGTAGTATTCGACTGA